In a single window of the Hirundo rustica isolate bHirRus1 chromosome 7, bHirRus1.pri.v3, whole genome shotgun sequence genome:
- the TTLL4 gene encoding tubulin monoglutamylase TTLL4, with translation MTDALVPHVLWLYMASAGPDHANLGPRQRKSIGLESGTLPAERPRSCWAWHLAQQQAKPIWNLEKRYVSAFQDRILLPSGIPLQQSHFLCSPSLWHAQPTEDSLQSPADTGCVTGRVMSSVLMEPCRLAEEHSGTGVKGSALSSGQQAASSCRPVLNNNSFLWPSSAKVPFPQSRKMKKVENTWSFPAASWSLSRDSRDGFPSSLINRPVKSSSVVSEQNTDPSLTPVPSSVILRKDQCLLEDTEGRLHSSKEKEPEKSLSKAVQQLPSQAATHRGFGCQVESSGLMNVGSLSNQNSRRRQHAGVQITQRETIAPLNLELGSCRLNRKSSLTGTCDAVGRTKQISVHPLALHADAPDCSTGCCPMGVLNPLCAGDGLARAEPLHFAAISEVAAHVSTIQLENEEKQAEAVVPGKLNTTAEKSLLELSHPQDEAEEELPDGLDESCSQEEYEDSDSDASSDADVSSSGSVTPGSRNCIECLAQPAEAQDKVLKPALVCSLFPNVPPTIYFSTWDETVEKLPWEQRKLLRWKMCRVTPNIVKQTIGRSHFRVSKKSNDWLGCWGHHMKSPGFKAIREHQKLNHFPGSFQIGRKDRLWRNLLKMQARCGKKEFNFFPQSFILPQDIKLLRKAWEEGASRQKWIVKPPASARGIGIQVIHKWSQLPKRRPLLVQRYLHKPYLIGGKKFDLRIYVYVTCYDPLRVYLFKDGLVRFASCNYSSSMESLSNKFMHLTNYSVNKKNTEYKSNSDETACQGHKWALKALWSYLTQKGVNSEAIWEKIKDIVIKTIIASEPYVNSLVKMYVRRPYCCHELFGFDIMLDENLKPWILEVNISPSLHSNSPLDVSIKGQMIRDLLNLAGFVLPSMDNVASRTQTRNGSTCSLSSALKEKPKPVSEHLRAEKMKKAYYLMQKIPDQDFYSSVLDILTPDDVRILVETEDEYSRRGQFERVFPSHISMRYLRFFKQPRYFNILVTQWELKYYLNRHKGLELLKNWCVKGYHTGAGTDLAQMWSLPKSFLLQKSSIQSKDFSKLELGTLGTYLPSAGEDLTRCLEPSATQSLPLNKCTG, from the exons ATGACTGATGCCCTTGTGCCTCACGTGCTATGGCTCTACATGGCGTCTGCAGGACCAGACCATGCTAATCTGGGCCCCAGACAGCGGAAGAGCATTGGGCTGGAGTCAGGCACCCTTCCGGCAGAAAGACCTCGGTCATGCTGGGCCTGGCACCTCGCTCAGCAGCAGGCAAAACCCATCTGGAATTTAGAGAAGAGATACGTGAGTGCTTTCCAGGATCGCATCCTGCTGCCCTCAGGGATCCCTCTGCAGCAATCCCACTTCTTGTGCTCACCGTCACTATGGCATGCACAGCCCACTGAAGACAGCCTCCAAAGCCCTGCAGACACTGGCTGTGTCACGGGAAGGGTGATGTCTTCTGTGCTGATGGAGCCCTGCCGGCTGGCAGAGGAGCACTCTGGAACTGGGGTCAAAGGCTCTGCCCTCAGCTCAGGTCAGcaggctgccagctcctgtAGACCAGTGCTCAATAACAACTCCTTTCTATGGCCAAGCAGTGCTAAAGTGCCTTTTCCGCAGTCACGGAAGatgaaaaaggtggaaaacacctggagttttcctgctgcttcatGGTCCCTCTCCAGGGACAGTAGAGACGGCTTCCCTAGCAGCCTGATCAACAGACCAGTGAAGAGCAGCAGCGTTGTGTCAGAGCAAAACACAGACCCCTCCCTTACCCCTGTGCCAAGCAGTGTGATCCTCAGGAAGGACCAGTGCTTGTTGGAGGACACTGAGGGGAGACTTCACAGCTCAAAAGAGAAGGAACCAGAGAAGAGCCTCTCGaaggctgtgcagcagctccctAGTCAGGCTGCCACACACAGAGGCTTTGGGTGCCAAGTTGAAAGTTCTGGCCTCATGAATGTGGGCAGCCTGTCCAATCAgaacagcaggaggaggcagcatgCCGGAGTGCAGATCACCCAGAGAGAAACCATTGCTCCCCTAAACTTGGAGCTTGGGAGCTGTCGCCTTAACAGGAAGTCGAGCCTTACAGGCACCTGTGACGCCGTTGGCCGCACTAAGCAGATCAGTGTCCATCCCTTGGCCTTGCATGCTGACGCTCCTGACTGCAGCACCGGCTGCTGTCCCATGGGCGTGCTGAACCCTCTGTGTGCCGGGGACGGCCTGGCAAGAGCAGAGCCTCTGCACTTTGCTGCCATCTCTGAAGTGGCAGCACACGTGTCCACCATCCAGCTGGAGAACGAGGAGAAACAGGCCGAGGCTGTGGTTCCAGGAAAGCTTAA TACTACTGCTGAGAAGTCGCTTCTGGAGCTGAGCCACCCCCAGGATGAAGCAGAGGAAGAACTTCCTGATGGCCTGGACGAGAGCTGCAGTCAAGAGGAGTATGAGGACA GTGACTCGGATGCTTCCTCTGATGCCGATGTGTCATCCAGTGGCTCTGTGACTCCTGGATCCAG GAACTGCATCGAGTGCCTGGCCCAGCCTGCTGAGGCTCAAGATAAAGTGCTCAAACCAGCTCTTGTCTGCAGTTTATTCCCTAATGTGCCTCCAACTATCTACTTCAGTACTTGGGATGAGACAG TGGAAAAGCTGCCTtgggagcagaggaagctgctgcGATGGAAAATGTGCAGAGTCACGCCTAACATAGTGAAGCAAACTATTGGCAGGTCCCACTTCAGAGTTAGCAAAA aaagcaaTGACTGGCTGGGTTGCTGGGGCCACCACATGAAATCCCCTGGCTTCAAAGCCATCAGGGAGCACCAAAAG CTAAACCACTTCCCTGGTTCATTTCAAATTGGAAGGAAGGACCGTCTGTGGCGCAACCTGTTGAAGATGCAGGCTCGCTGTGGGAAAAAGGAGTTTAATTTCTTCCCTCAATCCTTCATCCTGCCCCAGGACATCAAATTACTCAGGAAAGCATGGGAGGAAGGAGCTAGCCGACAGAAATGGATTGTGAAACCA CCAGCATCAGCAAGAGGCATTGGTATCCAGGTCATCCACAAATGGAGCCAGCTCCCCAAAAGGAGACCACTGCTAGTACAGAG ATATCTGCACAAACCCTACCTCATTGGCGGGAAGAAGTTTGACCTGAGGATCTATGTTTACGTCACTTGCTATGATCCTCTCAGGGTCTACCTGTTCAAGGATGGATTGGTTCGCTTTGCCAGCTGCAA TTACTCCTCCTCAATGGAGAGCCTCAGCAACAAGTTCATGCACTTGACCAACTACAGTGTGAACAAGAAGAACACGGAGTACAAATCAAACTCGGATGAGACTGCTTGTCAGGGACACAAATG GGCACTCAAAGCTCTGTGGAGTTACCTGACCCAGAAGGGAGTTAATAGTGAGGCCATCTGGGAGAAGATTAAGGACATCGTTATCAAAACCATCATTGC TTCTGAGCCCTATGTGAACAGCCTGGTGAAGATGTACGTGCGCCGGCCGTATTGTTGCCATGAGCTGTTTGGGTTTGATATCATGCTGGATGAAAACCTCAAACCCTGGATCTTAGAAGTCAACATTTCCCCAAG cctccACTCCAACTCCCCACTGGATGTGAGCATCAAGGGCCAGATGATTCGGGACCTCCTCAACCTCGCTGGCTTTGTTCTGCCCAGCATGGACAATGTGGCCTCAAGGACACAGACGAGAAATGGCTCTACCTGCAG TCTGAGCAGTGCTTTGAAGGAGAAGCCCAAGCCAGTATCTGAGCATTTGAGAGCAGAGAAGATGAAGAAGGCTTATTACTTGATGCAGAAGATACCTGACCAG gatttttattcttctgtcttGGACATCCTGACTCCAGATGACGTTCGCATCCTGGTGGAGACAGAGGATGAGTATTCCCGGCGTGGGCAGTTTGAGAGGGTGTTCCCCAGCCACATCTCCATGCGGTACCTGCGCTTCTTCAAGCAGCCTCGTTACTTTAACATCCTGGTGACCCAGTGGGAGCTCAAATACTACTTGAATAGACACAAAG